One region of Bacteroidia bacterium genomic DNA includes:
- a CDS encoding IS5 family transposase, translated as MIKHAQIQMSFSQPYVSKRSSKNAFLKQINEVIDWESIVKILQKHYPKGLRPDGRPAYNPIILFKMLLLGVWYKSLSDRDIEDRTNTDLSWMTFVGLSLEDEVPDHSTLCRFRNELAGSNAYDLLLQELNQQLDKHAITVKSGCIIDASITDSPRKPTGKPTYEIAEDRKENEQTEEAIQTQTAELKLVKVNQPGVDDEARWLKKGKETRFGYKKHVITDGNGLVLALETTPANVHDHNHFNTLITKAQVPPKVAIYADKAYKSKAHTTYLKAKGLKDRVCYKAVKNKPLTKLQLKFNQLCGKHRYKIERTFAGTKSWFGGGTARYVGIAKTHAQHALEAIAYNLYRLPKLLVNNMLTPKTAPPQMQLF; from the coding sequence GTGATAAAGCACGCCCAAATACAGATGAGTTTTAGCCAGCCCTACGTTTCTAAACGCAGTTCTAAAAACGCGTTTCTAAAGCAAATAAATGAGGTAATTGATTGGGAATCAATCGTAAAAATACTTCAAAAACACTACCCAAAAGGGCTTAGACCGGACGGCAGACCCGCCTACAACCCCATTATTCTTTTCAAAATGCTACTGCTCGGCGTTTGGTATAAAAGCCTGAGCGACAGAGACATAGAAGACAGGACCAACACCGATTTAAGCTGGATGACCTTCGTTGGGCTGAGTCTTGAAGACGAAGTACCCGACCACAGCACCCTGTGCCGCTTCCGCAACGAACTGGCAGGAAGCAATGCCTACGACTTGCTGTTGCAAGAACTTAACCAACAGCTTGATAAACATGCTATTACGGTAAAATCCGGCTGCATAATAGATGCCTCCATTACCGACAGCCCCCGCAAACCCACCGGAAAACCCACCTACGAAATTGCCGAAGACAGAAAAGAAAACGAACAAACGGAAGAAGCTATACAAACACAAACGGCTGAATTAAAGCTTGTTAAAGTAAATCAACCTGGCGTGGACGACGAAGCCCGCTGGCTCAAAAAAGGCAAAGAAACCCGCTTTGGCTACAAAAAACACGTTATTACCGACGGCAACGGATTGGTCCTTGCCCTGGAGACCACACCCGCCAACGTCCATGACCATAACCACTTTAACACATTGATAACCAAGGCACAAGTTCCCCCAAAAGTCGCCATCTATGCCGACAAAGCCTACAAATCCAAAGCCCATACCACCTACCTCAAAGCGAAGGGACTTAAAGATAGAGTGTGTTATAAAGCAGTGAAAAACAAACCCTTAACAAAATTACAACTCAAATTCAACCAACTCTGCGGCAAACACCGCTACAAAATAGAGCGCACCTTTGCCGGCACCAAAAGCTGGTTCGGCGGCGGCACCGCCCGCTATGTGGGCATCGCCAAAACCCACGCCCAGCACGCCCTGGAAGCAATTGCATACAACCTGTATAGGTTACCTAAGCTATTAGTAAACAATATGTTAACACCAAAAACGGCACCACCTCAAATGCAGCTATTTTAA
- the rplU gene encoding 50S ribosomal protein L21, with protein sequence MYAIVSIAGHQYKVMNDQTIFVNRLPNEEGSELKFDQVLLVDQENGSVQIGAPTVAGASIQAKVVAHVKGDKVIVFHKKRRKGFQNKRGHRQQFTKILIQSISA encoded by the coding sequence ATGTACGCAATTGTATCCATAGCTGGTCATCAGTACAAAGTTATGAACGACCAAACGATATTTGTAAACCGCCTCCCCAATGAAGAAGGCAGTGAGCTGAAATTTGACCAGGTTTTGTTAGTAGATCAAGAAAATGGAAGTGTTCAAATAGGCGCTCCCACTGTAGCCGGTGCTTCTATTCAAGCTAAGGTAGTGGCTCATGTTAAAGGAGATAAAGTTATCGTTTTTCACAAAAAACGCAGAAAAGGATTTCAAAATAAGCGCGGACACCGCCAGCAGTTTACCAAAATTTTAATTCAATCTATTTCAGCATAA
- the purE gene encoding 5-(carboxyamino)imidazole ribonucleotide mutase yields MDKVWVGIVMGSDSDWSIMEAASSILVTFGVRHEIDIVSAHRTPEKLHHYACHAHLRGLRVLIAGAGGAAHLPGMLAAATPLPVIGVPIKSSNSLDGWDSLLSIVQMPNGVPVATVAVNGAYNAGILATQILSIGEPTLIETILKYKTSLKDTVAEKAEKLHFPMVR; encoded by the coding sequence ATGGATAAAGTTTGGGTAGGGATTGTGATGGGTTCGGATTCTGATTGGTCTATCATGGAGGCGGCATCGTCTATATTGGTAACTTTTGGGGTAAGGCATGAAATTGACATCGTTTCGGCGCATCGTACACCGGAGAAGTTGCATCATTATGCTTGTCATGCGCATTTGCGTGGGTTGCGGGTGCTCATTGCGGGTGCCGGTGGTGCTGCTCATTTACCCGGTATGTTAGCCGCCGCAACTCCGCTGCCGGTCATTGGAGTACCTATTAAATCATCTAATTCTTTGGATGGCTGGGATTCTCTGCTGTCTATTGTTCAAATGCCTAATGGTGTGCCGGTTGCAACGGTAGCTGTAAACGGTGCTTATAATGCTGGAATCTTAGCTACCCAGATATTGAGCATTGGCGAACCAACGCTGATAGAAACTATACTGAAATACAAAACCTCCCTGAAAGACACTGTAGCAGAAAAAGCAGAAAAATTACATTTTCCTATGGTTAGATAA
- a CDS encoding DUF3575 domain-containing protein: MKAFFSICLLSISCFVFSQQPDTLRNKNANSRQSESGGYLDEYYRTRGIKELPTSKNRVSWYPFAFFYSGFKLGYERAYSSNKSLNINVSYSLTEESHYYSNTSFWLNQSLKTTIYNFRELYVEIQPRFYVSSEAAKSENTAIPGSFYASPFLASRFATFTAASQELDVVTGIPFTKEDNYQAAAVAAGVIFGYNAIIEKRFSIDLYLGGGVLTSNANGKKYLSHPPIPINSYRIGIMLQPGFSIGILF, from the coding sequence ATGAAAGCATTTTTTTCTATCTGCCTCCTATCTATTAGTTGCTTTGTTTTTTCACAACAGCCGGATACCTTACGAAATAAAAATGCTAACTCTCGGCAAAGCGAATCCGGCGGATATTTAGATGAATATTACCGAACCAGAGGTATTAAAGAACTACCTACTTCTAAGAATAGGGTTTCATGGTATCCATTTGCTTTTTTTTATAGCGGCTTTAAACTTGGCTATGAGCGTGCTTATAGCTCCAATAAAAGTTTGAATATTAATGTTAGTTATTCTCTAACCGAAGAATCCCACTACTATAGTAATACTTCTTTTTGGTTAAATCAGTCTTTAAAAACGACTATTTATAATTTTCGAGAACTTTATGTTGAGATACAGCCACGTTTTTATGTATCTTCGGAGGCAGCTAAGTCTGAAAACACTGCTATTCCCGGTTCTTTTTATGCCTCTCCATTTTTGGCAAGTCGGTTTGCCACCTTTACGGCAGCAAGTCAGGAATTAGATGTCGTTACGGGCATTCCGTTCACGAAGGAGGATAACTATCAAGCAGCAGCAGTAGCAGCAGGCGTTATATTTGGCTACAATGCTATTATCGAAAAACGATTTAGTATAGATTTATACTTAGGCGGAGGGGTTCTGACCTCCAATGCTAACGGGAAAAAATATCTATCTCACCCGCCAATCCCGATAAATTCTTACCGCATCGGAATAATGCTTCAACCCGGTTTTTCTATCGGTATTTTATTTTAA
- a CDS encoding amidohydrolase family protein, translating into MTRRDFLATLGVSFLAPRVLSQRLPNYTYAIENCQLFIHNSWQKRTIGILADGTYHISEQPITAEKTISGEGLVLSSGFIDILTDNSASPRQTYKIVEEYKISDGVTAALQMHGGAENPQNYYQEFSVLPHYTHFGVSTKVMNIRNRYPTLPQRLYAVETALEKGKSLGVSHSIEYQPTPYDELIQYGKIAAKYKRPFCLHLRYSSAEQELLGVDEALKIALTTCCHLHIDHLHSTGGTFQMEKALTKIKEAISKGANITTCVYPYSFWATYLHSKRFDPGWQQRFGLTYQDLTIVGTGERLNEASFAKYRKQAGILVAVPEGTMPLEKTIDLALREPFSMIASDGGIEKSVLANSHPRGAGCFSTAIAHGLKIGLPLEDILAKVTQMPAKLLPTNHQQRAILAHGNYADLTLFNPKKINGKATVSNPNQYSFGIEYVFVQGKLAYAQNKLHETNGKPIRYE; encoded by the coding sequence ATGACACGCCGTGATTTTTTAGCTACTTTGGGAGTTAGCTTCTTAGCCCCTCGTGTACTTAGCCAGCGGCTCCCTAACTACACATACGCAATAGAAAATTGCCAACTGTTTATCCATAATTCTTGGCAAAAAAGAACTATCGGAATCTTGGCAGATGGAACGTATCATATTTCTGAACAACCAATTACGGCAGAAAAAACCATTTCGGGAGAAGGTTTAGTATTGAGTTCGGGCTTTATTGATATTTTAACAGATAACTCAGCTTCACCCAGACAAACCTATAAAATTGTAGAAGAATATAAAATCTCTGACGGTGTAACGGCAGCCTTACAGATGCACGGAGGAGCAGAAAATCCACAAAATTATTATCAAGAATTTTCTGTTTTACCTCATTATACCCATTTTGGAGTATCTACAAAGGTTATGAACATTCGTAACCGATACCCCACTTTGCCACAAAGATTATACGCCGTAGAAACTGCATTAGAAAAAGGAAAATCCTTAGGCGTATCCCATAGCATTGAATACCAGCCAACTCCCTACGACGAGTTAATCCAATACGGGAAGATAGCAGCTAAATACAAACGTCCGTTTTGTTTACATCTGCGTTATTCTTCGGCTGAACAAGAACTACTGGGCGTTGATGAAGCCCTAAAAATCGCCTTAACAACGTGCTGTCATCTACATATTGACCACCTACACTCTACCGGTGGCACCTTCCAGATGGAAAAAGCTTTGACAAAAATCAAAGAAGCTATTTCTAAGGGGGCAAATATCACCACCTGCGTATATCCATATTCATTTTGGGCAACATACCTACATAGTAAGCGTTTTGACCCCGGATGGCAACAGCGCTTTGGGCTTACATATCAAGATTTAACAATTGTGGGTACGGGAGAGCGTTTAAATGAAGCCAGTTTTGCTAAATATCGTAAGCAAGCAGGAATTTTAGTTGCTGTTCCAGAAGGAACAATGCCCTTAGAAAAAACCATAGATTTAGCTTTACGAGAGCCTTTTTCGATGATTGCCTCTGACGGCGGAATAGAAAAAAGTGTGTTAGCCAATTCACACCCGCGAGGAGCCGGATGCTTTTCCACCGCTATTGCCCACGGCCTTAAAATCGGCTTGCCTCTTGAAGATATTCTCGCAAAAGTTACCCAAATGCCAGCCAAATTATTGCCTACTAACCACCAACAACGCGCTATACTCGCTCATGGAAATTACGCAGACCTTACCCTCTTTAACCCCAAAAAAATTAACGGAAAAGCTACCGTCTCCAATCCAAATCAATATTCCTTCGGTATAGAATACGTATTTGTGCAAGGAAAATTAGCTTACGCCCAAAATAAATTACACGAAACTAACGGAAAACCCATTCGCTACGAATAG
- a CDS encoding C1 family peptidase, translating into MIQFKNIFKIGLLLLGGSSLFVQGFTQTTRTNKKNGGYTFTSEVEVGNTSVKDQCRTGTCWSFSTLSFFESEIIRSGKEPVDLSEMFIVRNVYLKKAEKYVRMHGHINFAAGGAFHDVLAIIDEFGIVPNEEYTGLVNGQKKHNHADMDNVLKSYLDAIIKNDNGPINPDWKIGFNAILDIYLGKVPANFSYKGKTYTPKSFAEYLGIQAKNYIEVSSFTHHPFYSSFVIEIPDNWMWGQVYNVPLSDLEQILEYSLKNNYSIAWASDVSEKGFSFSDGLAIVPPAGWEDLSKSERASAFEKPATEQEITQEKRQLAFDNYQTQDDHGMHIVGLAKDQNNQKYYYVKNSWGSADNDLNGYFYASRNFVLYKTTCLMVNINGVPKDILKKLKVTP; encoded by the coding sequence ATGATACAGTTTAAAAATATTTTCAAGATTGGGCTTCTTCTCCTTGGGGGAAGTAGTTTATTTGTTCAGGGGTTTACCCAAACTACGCGAACAAACAAGAAAAATGGTGGCTACACATTTACCAGCGAAGTAGAAGTCGGTAATACCTCTGTTAAAGACCAATGTAGAACCGGTACTTGCTGGAGTTTTTCTACACTTTCTTTCTTTGAGTCAGAAATTATCCGTTCCGGTAAAGAACCTGTTGATTTGTCAGAAATGTTTATTGTACGGAACGTTTATCTAAAAAAAGCCGAAAAATATGTACGAATGCATGGACATATCAACTTTGCTGCCGGCGGAGCTTTTCATGATGTTTTAGCAATCATTGACGAATTTGGAATTGTCCCTAACGAAGAATATACTGGACTTGTAAACGGGCAAAAAAAACATAATCACGCAGATATGGATAATGTACTTAAAAGTTATCTTGATGCGATCATAAAAAATGATAATGGGCCGATTAACCCGGATTGGAAAATTGGCTTTAATGCCATTTTAGACATCTATTTGGGTAAAGTACCTGCCAACTTTTCCTACAAAGGGAAAACCTATACGCCTAAATCCTTCGCTGAATACTTAGGAATTCAAGCTAAAAATTACATAGAAGTTTCTTCTTTCACCCACCACCCGTTTTATAGCAGTTTCGTTATAGAAATTCCCGATAATTGGATGTGGGGTCAGGTATATAACGTTCCGCTTTCAGATTTAGAGCAGATTTTAGAATATTCTTTAAAAAATAACTATTCTATAGCTTGGGCAAGTGATGTAAGCGAAAAAGGGTTTTCGTTTTCTGACGGGCTTGCGATAGTTCCACCTGCCGGCTGGGAAGATTTATCCAAATCAGAAAGAGCTTCCGCCTTTGAAAAACCCGCTACCGAGCAAGAAATTACCCAAGAAAAACGCCAACTCGCTTTTGATAACTACCAAACCCAAGATGACCACGGAATGCACATCGTAGGCCTTGCCAAAGACCAAAATAATCAGAAATATTACTATGTAAAAAACTCATGGGGAAGTGCTGATAACGATCTAAATGGCTATTTCTATGCCTCTCGAAACTTTGTGCTATACAAAACTACTTGCCTCATGGTAAACATTAATGGTGTTCCTAAAGATATTCTCAAAAAATTAAAGGTTACACCTTAA